The Deltaproteobacteria bacterium genome window below encodes:
- a CDS encoding winged helix-turn-helix transcriptional regulator: MARESLPRLACACASLRRTARVVTQLYETELQGTGLRVTQFTLLQALEQMGGAATQGALGRLLALDATTLSRTLPPLERAGWIRAAAGRDRREVRWSLTPAGRRRLASALPAWARAQERLRAGLPAKQWKMLFQDLAAVAAAAG; the protein is encoded by the coding sequence ATGGCGCGTGAGTCGCTGCCCCGTCTCGCCTGCGCGTGCGCCAGCCTGCGGCGCACCGCGCGGGTGGTGACACAGCTGTACGAAACGGAGCTTCAGGGCACGGGCCTGCGGGTTACGCAGTTCACGCTGCTGCAAGCGCTAGAGCAAATGGGGGGGGCAGCCACGCAGGGGGCGCTGGGCCGGCTGCTGGCCCTCGACGCGACGACATTGAGCCGCACGCTGCCCCCGCTCGAGCGCGCCGGCTGGATCCGGGCCGCCGCGGGACGGGACCGCCGCGAGGTGCGTTGGAGCCTTACGCCCGCCGGGCGGCGCCGGCTCGCGAGCGCGCTTCCCGCCTGGGCACGAGCCCAAGAGCGACTGCGCGCCGGGCTGCCCGCCAAACAGTGGAAGATGTTGTTCCAGGATCTCGCCGCCGTCGCCGCCGCGGCGGGGTGA